CGCGCCTCCGCGGTAGCGGCGGCTGAAGTCACGCAGGGCCTCCACGGCGACGTCGATCCCGACCTTGTTGCGGTACTTGAAGCAGTCGGCGACCGTCTTGGCCGCCGAGTACACGCGGACCTCGACCCCCTCGATCCTGTGGGTCTCGACGCCCTCGGTGAGGGCCGCCCCGGAGAAGCGCTTGACCCTGAGCCGCGGGTAGTCGAGCTGCGGCTTGCGGGCTTTCTCGGGCAGGGCGATCCACACTTCCGCCGGAAGCTGTGTCGTCAGCTCGTGGAAGCGCAGCGCCGTGAGCAGGCAGATCACCGCGCTCGGGACCCGCTTCGCGACCTGGGCGAGCGCGTGGTCGGCAGTGTGAGGGTGATTGCTCACGACGTAGATCCCGCGGGCCTCACGCGCCACCTTGCCCTTGCGGACGAGCCTGTACAGCCTCCGACGCGGAATGCCCTGCCCCTCGAGGTCGGCGGCCCGCACGACCCCGAGCCGGCGAATGATCTGGAGTGTTCTCCGTTCGTTGTTGTTCGCCACGATGCCGCCATTGTACAAGACGTCGGGGTTTGTTCACAAGTCCCGACGTTATGTTCTGCTCCGCGGCGCCGGCGCCGCTCACTTCCCGCCCGTCACCTCGGCCAGCATCCGCAGGATGTCCGCCTCGATGCCGCGGATGTCGGCCTCGATCTCCTCCAGGGGGCGCGGGGGCGTGTAGCGGTAGAAGTACCGGTTGAAGTTGATCTCGTAGCCGACGAGGCCCACCTGGCCGTCCTTCGGGTCGCGCCTGTCCACGTCGATCCAGGCGTCCGGGACATGCGGCGCCACCTCTCGCGCGAAGAAGGCCTCGACGCTCTCGCCGAGCGGCACGCTCTCCGTATCGCGCAGCTCCGGGTCGGGCTCGGGGCTGCCCTGCCTGTCGCGGCAGATCGCCGCCGTCTCGTCACGCTTGGAAAGCGCGGAGAGAATCGCCTTGCTGACGAGGGCGGAGAGCTTCACGCCCCCCTTCCTGGCGGTGCCCTCGAGCACCCGCTCGAACTCCTCCCTGTTCTTGAACAGCGTGTCCGGTAGCGTGCGGACGAGCCTGCGGATCGCCTCCTGCTGGGCGCGTCCTTCGGCCTGCTCCCTCGCGCCCGCGGCGCCCTTCCTCTTCGACTGCGCGAGAGCGTGGAACCCCCGCTCCTCTTCGAGGCGCGCGACGCGCTCACGGATGGCCTGGAAGCTGAGCCGCAGCGGGCGCTCGACGGTGATCTTCCGAAAGCCGAAGTGGGTCGTGGGGAAGATCTTACTGACGACAACCTCCTCTTCCTTCCCGTCCTTTGCCACCGTACGCGTGTCGCCGTCCTTGAAGTCGGCGAGGATCTTCAGGACGTCCTGCGCGCGGTCGAGCGGGATCTCGCGGCGCTTGTCGCCGAGGCTTTTCCGCATCGGCACCCAGAACGACGTGGCGTCGATGAGCTGCACCCGGCCGCGGCGGTGGCGGGCCTT
This genomic stretch from Candidatus Rokuibacteriota bacterium harbors:
- a CDS encoding type IV toxin-antitoxin system AbiEi family antitoxin domain-containing protein; the encoded protein is MANNNERRTLQIIRRLGVVRAADLEGQGIPRRRLYRLVRKGKVAREARGIYVVSNHPHTADHALAQVAKRVPSAVICLLTALRFHELTTQLPAEVWIALPEKARKPQLDYPRLRVKRFSGAALTEGVETHRIEGVEVRVYSAAKTVADCFKYRNKVGIDVAVEALRDFSRRYRGGA